In Dermacentor variabilis isolate Ectoservices chromosome 11, ASM5094787v1, whole genome shotgun sequence, one genomic interval encodes:
- the LOC142564945 gene encoding tubulin beta chain-like isoform X1, which produces MREIVHIQAGQCGNQIGAKFWEVISDEHGIDPTGSYHGDSDLQLERINVYYNEASGGKYVPRAILVDLEPGTMDSVRSGPFGQLFRPDNFVFGQSGAGNNWAKGHYTEGAELVDSVLDVVRKEAEGCDCLQGFQLTHSLGGGTGSGMGTLLISKIREEYPDRIMNTFSVVPSPKVSDTVVEPYNATLSVHQLVENTDETFCIDNEALYDICFRTLKLTTPTYGDLNHLVSATMSGVTTCLRFPGQLNADLRKLAVNMVPFPRLHFFMPGFAPLTARGSQQYRALTVPELTQQMFDAKNMMAACDPRHGRYLTVAAIFRGRMSMREVDEQMLNVQNKNSSYFVEWIPNNVKTAVCDIPPRGLKMSATFIGNSTAIQELFKRISEQFTAMFRRKAFLHWYTGEGMDEMEFTEAESNMNDLVSEYQQYQEATADEEGEFDDEPEADAEA; this is translated from the exons TTTTGGGAAGTGATCTCCGATGAGCACGGCATCGATCCCACTGGAAGCTACCACGGGGACTCGGACTTGCAGCTCGAACGCATCAATGTGTACTACAATGAAGCTTCCG GAGGCAAATACGTCCCGCGTGCCATCCTTGTGGATCTGGAGCCTGGCACCATGGACTCCGTACGGTCTGGACCTTTCGGCCAGCTCTTCAGGCCAGACAACTTCGTCTTCG GCCAAAGCGGCGCAGGGAACAACTGGGCCAAAGGCCACTACACAGAGGGTGCCGAGCTCGTGGACTCGGTGCTCGACGTTGTCCGCAAGGAAGCCGAGGGCTGTGACTGCCTGCAGGGCTTCCAGTTAACGCACTCGCTCGGAGGTGGCACCGGTTCTGGCATGGGCACCCTGCTCATCTCGAAGATCCGCGAGGAGTACCCGGATCGAATCATGAATACTTTCTCAGTCGTCCCCTCGCCAAAGGTCTCAGACACGGTGGTCGAGCCCTACAATGCAACCCTGTCGGTCCACCAGCTGGTGGAGAACACGGACGAGACATTCTGCATCGACAACGAGGCTCTGTATGACATCTGCTTCCGCACGCTGAAGCTGACCACGCCCACATACGGAGACCTCAACCACCTCGTGTCTGCAACCATGTCTGGCGTCACAACCTGCCTTAG GTTCCCAGGCCAGCTGAATGCTGACCTGCGCAAGCTTGCAGTCAACATGGTTCCTTTCCCTCGTCTGCACTTTTTCATGCCTGGCTTTGCGCCCCTCACCGCCCGTGGCTCACAGCAGTACCGCGCTCTGACGGTGCCCGAGCTGACCCAGCAGATGTTCGACGCCAAGAACATGATGGCCGCCTGTGACCCCAGGCACGGCCGGTACCTTACGGTGGCAGCCATCTTCCGCGGCCGCATGAGCATGCGCGAGGTGGACGAGCAGATGCTTAATGTACAGAACAAGAACTCCTCCTACTTCGTCGAGTGGATCCCGAACAACGTGAAGACCGCCGTCTGCGACATTCCTCCCCGTGGTCTCAAGATGTCGGCCACATTCATTGGGAACAGCACCGCCATCCAGGAGCTCTTCAAGCGAATCTCCGAACAGTTCACAG CCATGTTCCGCCGCAAAGCTTTCCTCCACTGGTACACCGGCGAGGGCATGGACGAGATGGAGTTCACGGAGGCGGAGTCCAACATGAACGACTTGGTTTCCGAGTACCAGCAATACCAAGAGGCCACCGCAGACGAGGAGGGAGAGTTCGACGACGAACCAGAGGCCGACGCTGAAGCCTAG
- the LOC142564945 gene encoding tubulin beta chain-like isoform X2: MREIVHIQAGQCGNQIGAKFWEVISDEHGIDPTGSYHGDSDLQLERINVYYNEASGKYVPRAILVDLEPGTMDSVRSGPFGQLFRPDNFVFGQSGAGNNWAKGHYTEGAELVDSVLDVVRKEAEGCDCLQGFQLTHSLGGGTGSGMGTLLISKIREEYPDRIMNTFSVVPSPKVSDTVVEPYNATLSVHQLVENTDETFCIDNEALYDICFRTLKLTTPTYGDLNHLVSATMSGVTTCLRFPGQLNADLRKLAVNMVPFPRLHFFMPGFAPLTARGSQQYRALTVPELTQQMFDAKNMMAACDPRHGRYLTVAAIFRGRMSMREVDEQMLNVQNKNSSYFVEWIPNNVKTAVCDIPPRGLKMSATFIGNSTAIQELFKRISEQFTAMFRRKAFLHWYTGEGMDEMEFTEAESNMNDLVSEYQQYQEATADEEGEFDDEPEADAEA, from the exons TTTTGGGAAGTGATCTCCGATGAGCACGGCATCGATCCCACTGGAAGCTACCACGGGGACTCGGACTTGCAGCTCGAACGCATCAATGTGTACTACAATGAAGCTTCCG GCAAATACGTCCCGCGTGCCATCCTTGTGGATCTGGAGCCTGGCACCATGGACTCCGTACGGTCTGGACCTTTCGGCCAGCTCTTCAGGCCAGACAACTTCGTCTTCG GCCAAAGCGGCGCAGGGAACAACTGGGCCAAAGGCCACTACACAGAGGGTGCCGAGCTCGTGGACTCGGTGCTCGACGTTGTCCGCAAGGAAGCCGAGGGCTGTGACTGCCTGCAGGGCTTCCAGTTAACGCACTCGCTCGGAGGTGGCACCGGTTCTGGCATGGGCACCCTGCTCATCTCGAAGATCCGCGAGGAGTACCCGGATCGAATCATGAATACTTTCTCAGTCGTCCCCTCGCCAAAGGTCTCAGACACGGTGGTCGAGCCCTACAATGCAACCCTGTCGGTCCACCAGCTGGTGGAGAACACGGACGAGACATTCTGCATCGACAACGAGGCTCTGTATGACATCTGCTTCCGCACGCTGAAGCTGACCACGCCCACATACGGAGACCTCAACCACCTCGTGTCTGCAACCATGTCTGGCGTCACAACCTGCCTTAG GTTCCCAGGCCAGCTGAATGCTGACCTGCGCAAGCTTGCAGTCAACATGGTTCCTTTCCCTCGTCTGCACTTTTTCATGCCTGGCTTTGCGCCCCTCACCGCCCGTGGCTCACAGCAGTACCGCGCTCTGACGGTGCCCGAGCTGACCCAGCAGATGTTCGACGCCAAGAACATGATGGCCGCCTGTGACCCCAGGCACGGCCGGTACCTTACGGTGGCAGCCATCTTCCGCGGCCGCATGAGCATGCGCGAGGTGGACGAGCAGATGCTTAATGTACAGAACAAGAACTCCTCCTACTTCGTCGAGTGGATCCCGAACAACGTGAAGACCGCCGTCTGCGACATTCCTCCCCGTGGTCTCAAGATGTCGGCCACATTCATTGGGAACAGCACCGCCATCCAGGAGCTCTTCAAGCGAATCTCCGAACAGTTCACAG CCATGTTCCGCCGCAAAGCTTTCCTCCACTGGTACACCGGCGAGGGCATGGACGAGATGGAGTTCACGGAGGCGGAGTCCAACATGAACGACTTGGTTTCCGAGTACCAGCAATACCAAGAGGCCACCGCAGACGAGGAGGGAGAGTTCGACGACGAACCAGAGGCCGACGCTGAAGCCTAG